A genomic window from Lotus japonicus ecotype B-129 chromosome 1, LjGifu_v1.2 includes:
- the LOC130731347 gene encoding violaxanthin de-epoxidase, chloroplastic isoform X1 encodes MAALGAHSVLLSHKECTNACIKVGFHRFQSPPTPTSRLVMLRVLSTARKPASFLLRPLRHSHSLGKFKGDSSSTATNFTRILDFAVNRLRVQIKDWSYLRIMEVAGILVCILMIVPTADAVDALKTCSCLLKECRIELAKCISNPSCAANVACLQTCNNRPDETECQIKCGDLFENSVVDQFNECAVSRKKCVPKKSDVGEFPAPNPDVLVKSFNMADFTGKWFITSGLNPTFDAFDCQLHEFHTESNKLVGNLSWRIQTPDEGFLTRTAEQRFVQDPSYPGILYNHDNEYLHYEDDWYILSSQIENKPDDYVFVYYRGRNDAWEGYGGAVVYTRSSVLPESIIPELDRAAKSVGRDFSQFIRTDNSCGPEPSLVERLEKKVEEGEQTIVREVEELEEEVEKVGRTEMTLFQRLAEGFKVFQEDEENFLRELSKEETEILSGLKMEAAEVEKLFGRALPIRKLR; translated from the exons atggcAGCTTTGGGTGCACACTCTGTGTTATTATCTCATAAGGAATGCACCAATGCATGTATAAAAGTAGGGTTTCACAGGTTTCAATCTCCTCCAACTCCAACTTCAAGACTGGTTATGCTCAGAGTACTGTCTACTGCTAGAAAGCCAGCAAGCTTCTTGTTAAGGCCTCTTCGTCATTCTCACAGTTTGGGAAAATTCAAAGGAGATTCTTCATCAACAGCTACAAACTTTACACGG ATACTTGACTTTGCCGTCAATCGGTTGCGTGTTCAAATCAAAGATTGGAGTTATTTGCGGATAATGGAAGTGGCCGGCATATTGGTGTGCATTTTAATGATCGTTCCCACAGCTGATGCTGTTGATGCTCTCAAAACTTGTTCTTGTTTGCTGAAGGAATGCAG GATTGAACTGGCTAAGTGTATCTCAAACCCGTCTTGTGCTGCCAATGTTGCCTGTCTCCAAACTTGCAACAATCGACCTGATGAGACCGAATGCCAA aTTAAATGCGGGGACCTGTTTGAAAACAGTGTGGTTGATCAATTTAATGAGTGTGCAGTCTCCCGGAAGAAATGTGTACCTAAGAAATCTGACGTGGGAGAGTTTCCTGCTCCAAATCCTGATGTCCTTGTGAAGAGCTTCAATATGGCAGATTTCACTGGCAAGTGGTTCATCACTAGTGGCTTAAATCCTACCTTCGACGCATTTGACTGCCAATTACATGAATTTCACACAGAATCCAATAAACTTGTGGGTAATTTGTCATGGAGAATACAAACTCCAGATGAAGGATTTCTTACAAGGACAGCTGAGCAGAGATTTGTGCAAGATCCTTCTTATCCGGGAATCCTCTACAATCATGATAATGAGTATCTTCACTATGAAGATGACTG GTATATTTTGTCATCCCAGATTGAGAATAAACCAGATGACTACGTATTTGTATACTACCGAGGCCGAAACGATGCATGGGAGGGGTACGGTGGTGCTGTTGTGTACACAAGAAGTTCAGTTTTGCCTGAATCTATCATTCCTGAACTTGATAGAGCGGCTAAGAGTGTGGGAAGAGACTTCAGCCAGTTCATCAGAACAGATAACAGCTGCGGGCCAGAGCCTTCATTGGTGGAGAGGCTGGAGAAAAAGGTGGAGGAAGGAGAGCAAACCATTGTGAGGGAAGTTGAAGAGTTAGAAGAAGAGGTAGAGAAAGTGGGGAGGACAGAGATGACCTTGTTTCAGAGGTTGGCAGAAGGGTTCAAAGTGTTTcaagaggatgaggaaaatTTCTTAAGAGAGTTATCAAAAGAAGAAACAGAAATACTTAGCGGGCTCAAAATGGAAGCTGCTGAAGTAGAAAAACTCTTTGGACGTGCCTTGCCTATCAGGAAACTAAGATAA
- the LOC130731347 gene encoding violaxanthin de-epoxidase, chloroplastic isoform X2, with the protein MEVAGILVCILMIVPTADAVDALKTCSCLLKECRIELAKCISNPSCAANVACLQTCNNRPDETECQIKCGDLFENSVVDQFNECAVSRKKCVPKKSDVGEFPAPNPDVLVKSFNMADFTGKWFITSGLNPTFDAFDCQLHEFHTESNKLVGNLSWRIQTPDEGFLTRTAEQRFVQDPSYPGILYNHDNEYLHYEDDWYILSSQIENKPDDYVFVYYRGRNDAWEGYGGAVVYTRSSVLPESIIPELDRAAKSVGRDFSQFIRTDNSCGPEPSLVERLEKKVEEGEQTIVREVEELEEEVEKVGRTEMTLFQRLAEGFKVFQEDEENFLRELSKEETEILSGLKMEAAEVEKLFGRALPIRKLR; encoded by the exons ATGGAAGTGGCCGGCATATTGGTGTGCATTTTAATGATCGTTCCCACAGCTGATGCTGTTGATGCTCTCAAAACTTGTTCTTGTTTGCTGAAGGAATGCAG GATTGAACTGGCTAAGTGTATCTCAAACCCGTCTTGTGCTGCCAATGTTGCCTGTCTCCAAACTTGCAACAATCGACCTGATGAGACCGAATGCCAA aTTAAATGCGGGGACCTGTTTGAAAACAGTGTGGTTGATCAATTTAATGAGTGTGCAGTCTCCCGGAAGAAATGTGTACCTAAGAAATCTGACGTGGGAGAGTTTCCTGCTCCAAATCCTGATGTCCTTGTGAAGAGCTTCAATATGGCAGATTTCACTGGCAAGTGGTTCATCACTAGTGGCTTAAATCCTACCTTCGACGCATTTGACTGCCAATTACATGAATTTCACACAGAATCCAATAAACTTGTGGGTAATTTGTCATGGAGAATACAAACTCCAGATGAAGGATTTCTTACAAGGACAGCTGAGCAGAGATTTGTGCAAGATCCTTCTTATCCGGGAATCCTCTACAATCATGATAATGAGTATCTTCACTATGAAGATGACTG GTATATTTTGTCATCCCAGATTGAGAATAAACCAGATGACTACGTATTTGTATACTACCGAGGCCGAAACGATGCATGGGAGGGGTACGGTGGTGCTGTTGTGTACACAAGAAGTTCAGTTTTGCCTGAATCTATCATTCCTGAACTTGATAGAGCGGCTAAGAGTGTGGGAAGAGACTTCAGCCAGTTCATCAGAACAGATAACAGCTGCGGGCCAGAGCCTTCATTGGTGGAGAGGCTGGAGAAAAAGGTGGAGGAAGGAGAGCAAACCATTGTGAGGGAAGTTGAAGAGTTAGAAGAAGAGGTAGAGAAAGTGGGGAGGACAGAGATGACCTTGTTTCAGAGGTTGGCAGAAGGGTTCAAAGTGTTTcaagaggatgaggaaaatTTCTTAAGAGAGTTATCAAAAGAAGAAACAGAAATACTTAGCGGGCTCAAAATGGAAGCTGCTGAAGTAGAAAAACTCTTTGGACGTGCCTTGCCTATCAGGAAACTAAGATAA
- the LOC130732757 gene encoding wall-associated receptor kinase-like 8, with product MTTKTNLSPPLFAFFFISTFLYSSLLVSTQISPSGSQGKCELNFNSTYVAFGECGDAKEDINNWGGDGFPATVCCRNTLTVLSDAMAVQARNSTAGQLFVSHDQWQSCGDSFHPQQGMSLSSCGFDSLYFGSSKCSSVVLQDVRSMDQYQDALSKCSHFDHPYNEACADCSEAILSLRDSLYASEMGKDNNNDTERVICGVAALVAVAADKSDDPSLPDKFLRCLPAPGAKKTTRSWTKLLFSVLAGALVVLLLVFLVRCISIKPRKRVQLREITTCSGLLFSKTEIEKAINFGGEKICLGRGSAGMVYKGVLPSGQVVAVKHLTKGNNADSFTREVEGLSRLRHPNLVCLFGCCTEDGDRYLVYEFCANGNLAQHLLRKDSHLTWETRVKILRDCSFALKYLHHHIGGCVVHRDIKLTNILLTENYEAKLSDFGLAKMMGMEETKVFTDVRGTIGYMDPEYMTNAKLTCASDVYSFGIVALQILSGQKVIELDLDARDQLTRKARDVSMGKRPVSDFEDPRLGGQVDKEDFNAILQIAVLCVAKSSKGRPTIEIIFDELDKVYKDARARKEKKLDACTSTTFNPSESPPKLTSN from the exons ATGACAACAAAAACCAATCTCTCACCACCCTTGTTTGCATTCTTCTTTATCTCAACATTCTTATACTCCTCGCTTCTCGTATCTACTCAAATTTCCCCCTCGGGTTCACAAG GTAAATGTGAGTTGAATTTCAACAGCACATATGTGGCATTTGGTGAGTGCGGGGACGCGAAAGAGGACATAAACAACTGGGGTGGCGATGGTTTTCCGGCCACCGTATGTTGTCGTAATACTCTTACAGTTCTGTCCGATGCCATGGCGGTGCAAGCCCGTAACTCAACAGCGGGACAATTGTTTGTTTCCCATGATCAATGGCAGAGCTGTGGTGACTCATTTCATCCGCAACAAGGGATGTCACTGTCATCATGTGGCTTTGATAGCTTATACTTTGGGAGTTCCAAATGCTCTAGTGTAGTTTTGCAGGATGTGAGGAGCATGGATCAGTACCAAGATGCATTGAGCAAGTGCTCCCACTTCGACCATCCATACAATGAGGCTTGTGCAGATTGTAGCGAGGCAATTTTGAGTTTGAGAGATAGTTTGTATGCTTCTGAAATGGGGAAGGACAACAACAATGATACTGAGAGAGTCATATGTGGGGTGGCTGCTCTGGTTGCTGTGGCAGCTGACAAATCTGACGACCCTTCCTTACCTGATAAATTCTTGCGCTGCTTGCCTGCTCCAGGAGCAAAAAAAACCACGA GATCATGGACAAAACTCCTGTTTAGCGTGCTGGCAGGTGCTCTTGTAGTGTTGCTTCTTGTGTTTCTGGTAAGATGCATTTCCATAAAGCCTCGTAAGCGGGTTCAGTTGAGAGAGATCACCACTTGCTCTGGATTACTGTTCTCAAAAACTGAAATTGAGAAAGCAATCAATTTTGGCGGTGAAAAGATATGCCTTGGACGTGGGAGTGCAGGAATGGTTTACAAAGGTGTTCTTCCCAGCGGTCAGGTTGTGGCGGTCAAACATTTAACAAAGGGTAACAATGCTGATTCTTTCACTCGAGAAGTTGAAGGCCTTTCCAGGCTTCGTCACCCAAATTTGGTTTGTCTATTTGGTTGTTGCACAGAAGATGGAGATAGATATCTGGTCTATGAATTTTGTGCAAATGGAAATCTAGCTCAACATCTCTTAA GAAAAGATAGTCATTTGACATGGGAAACAAGAGTCAAGATTTTGAGAGATTGTTCATTCGCGCTCAAGTATCTCCACCATCATATAGGGGGTTGTGTTGTACATAGAGATATCAAG ctTACTAATATTCTCTTGACTGAGAACTATGAAGCCAAATTGTCGGATTTTGGATTGGCAAAGATGATGGGGATGGAAGAGACCAAGGTTTTTACTGATGTTAGAGGAACCATAGGTTACATGGATCCAGAGTACATGACTAATGCCAAGCTAACTTGCGCTAGTGATGTCTACAGTTTTGGTATTGTTGCTTTACAAATTCTGTCAGGACAGAAAGTCATAGAATTGGATCTTGATGCCAGAGATCAACTCACTAGGAAG GCAAGAGATGTGAGTATGGGAAAACGTCCTGTGTCAGATTTTGAAGATCCAAGACTTGGTGGACAAGTTGATAAGGAGGACTTTAACGCCATCTTACAGATTGCAGTGTTGTGTGTTGCCAAATCAAGCAAAGGTCGCCCAACCATTGAGATCATTTTTGACGAATTGGACAAGGTCTACAAGGACGCAAGAGCAAGGAAG GAGAAAAAACTGGATGCATGTACATCAACAACATTCAACCCGAGCGAAAGTCCTCCAAAATTGACTTCTAATTGA